From Chryseobacterium salivictor, a single genomic window includes:
- a CDS encoding D-2-hydroxyacid dehydrogenase, whose protein sequence is MIVLANDGISKAGEQLLKDAGIEILETKVSQEHLISFINENKVDVLLVRSATKVKTDLIDACPRLKIIGRGGVGMDNIDVEHAIEKGIYIINTPKASSRSVAEMVFAHFFSLARFLHESNRLMPLEGETHFKALKKSFSSAVELEGKTLGVIGFGGIGKEVVKIGISLGMKVKVLTRKPKTEKVTLDFFDGQQLHFEISTENDMDQFLTGLDFLTVNTPKTAGYLLDAPQFEKMKDGVFIVNTARGGVINEVTLLEAIENGKVAGAALDVFENEPTPELALLMNPNLSLSPHLGGNTQDAQQKIGKELAEQIIEIKKKLQ, encoded by the coding sequence ATGATAGTTCTTGCTAATGACGGCATTTCAAAAGCCGGAGAACAACTGCTGAAAGACGCAGGAATCGAAATTCTGGAAACAAAAGTTTCACAGGAACATCTTATCAGTTTCATTAATGAAAACAAGGTAGACGTGCTCTTAGTCCGAAGTGCCACAAAAGTGAAAACTGATCTAATCGATGCCTGTCCCCGTTTGAAAATCATCGGTCGCGGCGGCGTAGGTATGGACAATATCGACGTAGAGCATGCGATTGAAAAAGGAATTTATATTATCAATACACCGAAAGCATCCTCCCGTTCGGTAGCTGAAATGGTTTTTGCCCACTTCTTTTCGTTGGCAAGATTTCTGCATGAATCCAACAGACTGATGCCGCTGGAAGGGGAAACCCATTTCAAAGCGTTGAAAAAATCTTTTTCAAGTGCGGTGGAATTAGAAGGGAAAACTTTAGGAGTGATCGGTTTTGGCGGTATCGGAAAAGAAGTCGTGAAAATCGGAATTTCTTTAGGAATGAAAGTAAAAGTGCTCACAAGAAAACCGAAAACCGAAAAAGTTACTTTAGACTTTTTTGATGGTCAACAACTGCATTTTGAAATTTCCACAGAAAATGACATGGATCAGTTCCTGACCGGTTTGGATTTCCTGACCGTTAACACCCCAAAAACGGCCGGCTATCTTTTGGATGCACCGCAATTCGAAAAAATGAAAGACGGCGTTTTTATCGTTAACACCGCAAGAGGCGGCGTGATCAACGAAGTCACCTTGCTGGAGGCCATCGAAAACGGAAAGGTCGCCGGAGCAGCTCTGGATGTGTTTGAAAATGAACCCACCCCTGAACTTGCCCTTTTAATGAATCCTAATTTGTCTCTTTCACCCCATTTAGGTGGAAATACA